A region from the Deinococcus seoulensis genome encodes:
- the mnmG gene encoding tRNA uridine-5-carboxymethylaminomethyl(34) synthesis enzyme MnmG encodes MSGWNVIVIGGGHAGLEAAWAAAKFSRVALLIGNPATVGRMPCNPAVGGPGKSQLVFELQAMGGLMGRLADETAIHTRVLNASKGPAVQSLRVQNERDAYAERAQDVIFGHPNIDILRGEAADLESDGQGGWLVVTTDGRRLAARSVVVAAGTFMRGVTWYGRQSRAEGRQGEPPSRFLSAPLARAGHVLKRFKTGTPPRVRADAVNFSELLEIPADPNPRGFTGTPGPRAAESPTWQTHTTAETHRLIHENIHESPMYAGDIEGLGPRYCPSIEDKVVRFAHHDRHLLFVEPDGVQTSEVYLQGFSSSLPPHLQDALVRTLPGFEQAVIQRYAYAVEYDVVDSLELTLNLESKLMPGVFTAGQINGTSGYEEAAAQGLIAGTAAARRAGGEAEQFIGRETGYIGVLLDELVFKGSNEPYRMMTSRVEHRLLVRQDNADERMTPIGHALGLVDAAEVARVEAKYARVQAGIDALAAQRAQGQTGDAWLRRPEFTLPDVEALGVTLPDLSAAEREAVEIRVKYAGYIRRAEIQLRAEDRSRDLSLGGVDFTAIASLSNEAREKLTRLQPQTVEQASRISGVRHADISALLVHLKGLGVSRET; translated from the coding sequence ATGAGTGGCTGGAATGTGATCGTAATCGGTGGTGGACACGCGGGCCTGGAAGCGGCGTGGGCCGCCGCGAAGTTCTCCCGCGTGGCCCTGCTGATCGGCAACCCCGCCACGGTGGGCCGCATGCCCTGCAACCCGGCGGTGGGCGGCCCCGGCAAGAGCCAGCTGGTGTTCGAGTTGCAGGCCATGGGCGGCCTGATGGGCCGACTGGCCGACGAGACCGCCATTCACACCCGCGTGCTGAACGCCAGCAAGGGTCCGGCCGTGCAGTCCCTGCGCGTGCAGAATGAACGGGACGCCTACGCCGAGCGGGCGCAGGACGTGATCTTCGGGCACCCGAACATCGACATCCTGCGCGGCGAGGCCGCCGACCTGGAAAGCGACGGGCAGGGCGGCTGGCTGGTCGTCACCACCGACGGGCGCCGGCTGGCGGCGCGCAGCGTGGTCGTGGCGGCCGGGACCTTCATGCGCGGCGTCACGTGGTACGGGCGGCAGTCCCGCGCCGAGGGCCGTCAGGGCGAGCCACCCTCGCGCTTCCTGTCCGCGCCGCTGGCCCGGGCCGGGCATGTCCTGAAACGCTTCAAGACCGGCACGCCGCCCCGCGTGCGCGCCGACGCCGTGAACTTCTCCGAGCTGCTGGAAATCCCCGCTGACCCCAACCCGCGCGGCTTCACCGGTACGCCCGGCCCGCGCGCCGCCGAGTCGCCCACCTGGCAGACGCACACCACCGCCGAGACGCACCGCCTGATTCACGAGAACATCCACGAGTCGCCCATGTACGCTGGGGATATCGAGGGCCTGGGGCCACGCTACTGCCCCAGCATCGAGGACAAGGTCGTGCGTTTCGCCCATCACGACCGGCACCTGCTGTTCGTGGAACCGGACGGCGTGCAGACCAGCGAGGTGTACCTGCAGGGCTTCAGCTCCTCGCTGCCGCCGCACCTTCAGGACGCGCTGGTACGCACGCTGCCGGGCTTCGAGCAGGCCGTGATCCAGCGCTACGCCTACGCGGTCGAGTACGACGTGGTGGATTCCCTGGAACTGACCCTGAACCTGGAATCGAAACTGATGCCGGGCGTGTTCACGGCCGGGCAGATCAACGGCACCAGCGGCTACGAGGAAGCGGCCGCGCAGGGCCTGATCGCCGGGACGGCCGCCGCCCGCCGCGCCGGGGGAGAGGCTGAACAGTTCATCGGCCGCGAGACCGGGTACATCGGGGTGCTGCTGGACGAACTGGTGTTCAAGGGCAGCAACGAGCCGTACCGGATGATGACCAGCCGCGTGGAGCACCGCCTGCTGGTCCGGCAGGACAACGCCGACGAGCGCATGACGCCCATCGGACACGCGCTGGGACTGGTGGACGCCGCCGAGGTCGCGCGCGTGGAGGCGAAGTACGCCCGCGTGCAGGCCGGGATCGACGCGCTGGCCGCCCAGCGGGCGCAGGGGCAGACCGGGGACGCGTGGCTGCGCCGCCCGGAGTTCACGCTGCCGGACGTGGAGGCGCTGGGCGTGACCCTGCCGGACCTCTCGGCCGCCGAGCGTGAGGCGGTCGAGATCCGCGTGAAGTACGCCGGGTACATCCGCCGCGCCGAGATTCAGCTGCGGGCCGAGGACCGTTCGCGTGATCTGAGCCTGGGCGGCGTGGATTTCACGGCGATCGCCTCGCTGTCGAACGAGGCCCGCGAGAAGCTGACGCGCCTGCAACCGCAGACGGTGGAACAGGCCAGCCGCATTTCCGGGGTGCGCCACGCCGACATCAGTGCGCTGCTGGTTCACCTGAAAGGGCTGGGTGTTTCACGGGAAACCTGA